In Catellicoccus marimammalium M35/04/3, the following proteins share a genomic window:
- a CDS encoding ABC transporter ATP-binding protein — protein MSTIIRFDHVKKSYGENTILQDITFSIEEGKFYTLLGPSGCGKTTILRLMAGFTEVTEGNIYLNGEKINNLPANKRPINTVFQDYALFPHMNVYENIAFGLQIKKVPKEEIKQRVSEALQLVQLSGFENRSIDEMSGGQRQRVAIARAIVNKPKVLLLDEALSALDQNLRTQMQGELRQLQKKLGITFVFVTHDQEEALAMSDEIFIMNEGKIVQSGTPVDIYDEPINRFVANFIGESNIIDGIMIEDYRVQINGRIFECLDGGMKKNEPVEVVIRPEDLEVTAKEKGLVTVTVCSSLFRGVHYELICKDQEGNEWLVHTTKKVPVHTEIGLYFGKEAIHVMRFNESEQDFDARIETYTEEL, from the coding sequence TTGAGCACGATTATCCGCTTTGATCATGTTAAAAAAAGTTATGGCGAAAATACAATATTACAAGACATTACATTTTCTATTGAAGAAGGAAAGTTTTATACATTATTAGGACCTTCTGGTTGTGGAAAGACAACCATTTTACGCTTAATGGCTGGTTTCACCGAAGTAACCGAAGGAAATATTTATTTAAATGGAGAAAAAATTAATAACTTACCAGCAAATAAAAGACCAATCAATACGGTCTTCCAAGATTATGCTTTATTCCCTCATATGAATGTATATGAGAATATTGCTTTTGGTTTGCAAATTAAAAAGGTACCCAAAGAAGAGATTAAACAACGTGTCTCTGAAGCTTTACAATTGGTTCAATTATCTGGTTTTGAAAATCGCTCTATTGATGAAATGAGTGGTGGACAACGTCAACGTGTAGCGATTGCCAGAGCCATTGTGAACAAACCAAAGGTATTATTACTGGATGAAGCATTATCCGCATTAGACCAAAATTTACGAACACAAATGCAAGGTGAATTGCGTCAATTACAAAAGAAATTGGGAATTACCTTTGTTTTTGTTACTCATGACCAAGAGGAAGCTTTGGCAATGAGTGATGAAATTTTTATTATGAATGAAGGGAAAATTGTCCAAAGTGGCACTCCAGTAGATATTTATGATGAGCCGATTAATCGCTTTGTTGCTAACTTTATTGGTGAAAGTAATATCATCGATGGCATTATGATAGAAGACTATCGCGTACAAATTAATGGTCGTATCTTTGAATGTTTAGATGGTGGAATGAAGAAAAATGAACCGGTAGAAGTAGTTATTCGTCCTGAAGATTTAGAAGTCACAGCAAAAGAAAAAGGATTGGTTACCGTTACCGTATGTTCTTCTCTTTTCCGTGGAGTGCATTATGAGCTGATTTGTAAAGACCAAGAAGGAAATGAATGGCTCGTTCATACGACTAAAAAAGTTCCAGTACATACGGAGATTGGACTTTATTTTGGTAAAGAAGCAATTCACGTGATGCGTTTTAATGAAAGTGAACAAGATTTTGATGCCCGTATTGAAACGTATACGGAGGAATTATGA
- the plsX gene encoding phosphate acyltransferase PlsX, translating to MKIAIDAMGGDQGAAVMVPGVLKAKQKYPHLEFILFGDEKEIQTYLPNPVEGIEVVPTTEVIDYEDEPVRAVRRKKDSSLVVAAKSVKEGQADAILSAGNTGALLAAGLLFIGRISNIERPGLMTTLPVVKGEGGVDFIDLGANAESKPEYLNDYAVLGSTYAQLARGVKNPRVALLNNGTEKTKGNPLTKEAYQLLSENKEINFIGNIEAREILNGVADVVVADGFTGNAVLKSIEGTALSVVRLLKQNILELGLRGKLGAVLLGPAFKKLKAKMDYTSHNGAVLMGVKAPVIKTHGSSTVDTIVACIEQIEAMVDGEVIPHIVHDFEQKENML from the coding sequence ATGAAAATTGCAATTGATGCGATGGGAGGAGACCAAGGAGCTGCGGTAATGGTTCCTGGGGTTTTAAAAGCAAAACAAAAATATCCACATTTAGAATTTATTTTATTTGGGGATGAAAAAGAAATTCAGACATATTTACCCAATCCTGTAGAAGGAATTGAAGTAGTACCAACAACCGAAGTCATTGATTATGAAGATGAGCCGGTACGTGCAGTACGTAGAAAAAAAGATTCTTCTTTAGTAGTAGCTGCAAAATCAGTAAAAGAAGGACAAGCAGATGCGATTTTATCTGCGGGAAATACTGGAGCTCTTTTAGCAGCAGGATTATTATTTATTGGTCGCATTTCTAATATTGAGCGCCCAGGACTAATGACTACTTTACCTGTAGTTAAAGGAGAAGGTGGCGTTGATTTTATTGACCTTGGTGCGAATGCTGAAAGTAAACCAGAATATTTAAATGATTATGCAGTATTAGGAAGTACCTATGCTCAATTAGCTCGTGGGGTGAAAAATCCTCGTGTCGCTTTGTTAAATAATGGAACAGAAAAAACGAAAGGGAATCCTTTAACAAAAGAAGCTTATCAACTATTATCAGAAAATAAAGAAATTAACTTTATCGGTAATATTGAAGCAAGAGAAATTTTAAATGGTGTCGCTGATGTTGTTGTGGCTGATGGCTTTACTGGCAATGCCGTATTGAAATCTATTGAAGGAACTGCCTTATCTGTGGTTCGCCTATTAAAACAAAACATTTTAGAATTAGGACTACGTGGGAAATTGGGAGCTGTGTTATTAGGACCTGCTTTTAAAAAATTAAAAGCAAAAATGGATTATACTTCTCATAATGGAGCTGTATTAATGGGGGTTAAAGCACCAGTAATTAAAACCCATGGCTCTTCTACAGTAGATACAATTGTCGCTTGTATTGAACAAATTGAAGCGATGGTTGATGGAGAAGTGATTCCACATATTGTCCATGACTTTGAACAAAAAGAAAATATGCTATAA
- a CDS encoding ECF transporter S component, whose protein sequence is MRQSKAYLLTIRSLFIAILILQSFVPFLGYIPLGIINLTIIQITVILGGILLGPKNGLFLGFSWGLIKWFLAYTAPSSLMDTMVFRNPIITIIPRMLVGWIAGLVFQWLYQKTKNTKLSSFTTGIIGSLTNTVFVLSFIRIFASHQAAAVYHTSTQFLTNVLLGIAGTNGIPECIASAILVPILAHILFRFTKLKPGQTPTIYKY, encoded by the coding sequence ATGCGTCAATCAAAAGCTTATTTATTAACGATTCGCAGCTTATTTATTGCGATTTTAATTTTACAATCGTTTGTTCCTTTTCTTGGATATATTCCATTAGGGATTATTAATTTAACGATTATTCAAATCACTGTGATTTTAGGTGGAATTTTACTAGGTCCCAAAAATGGGCTATTTTTAGGATTCAGTTGGGGATTAATTAAATGGTTTTTAGCTTATACGGCACCAAGCTCGCTAATGGATACTATGGTTTTCCGTAATCCAATCATTACGATTATTCCTCGCATGCTTGTCGGCTGGATTGCTGGTTTGGTTTTTCAATGGCTTTATCAAAAGACAAAAAACACCAAGCTTTCTTCTTTCACCACAGGAATTATTGGTAGTTTGACTAATACCGTTTTTGTCTTATCTTTTATTCGTATTTTTGCTAGTCACCAAGCAGCTGCCGTTTATCATACTAGTACACAATTTTTAACGAATGTTTTATTAGGAATTGCAGGTACAAATGGAATTCCTGAATGCATCGCTAGTGCAATTTTAGTCCCTATCTTGGCACATATTTTATTCCGTTTTACAAAATTAAAACCTGGACAAACCCCAACCATATATAAATATTAA
- a CDS encoding ABC transporter substrate-binding protein translates to MKRLTVLFASILVMITLLGTGLYQLQKKETSAENVLTIYNWGDYIDPDLIHKFEKKTGYQVVYETFDSNEAMFTKIKQGGTHYDLTIPSDYMLQKMKANHLLVPLDHKKIPNLKNISSQFLDLPFDPGNRYSIPYFWGTLGIVYNDRFVKKGLTFTTWNDLWDKSLKNNIMLIDGAREVMGLALNKNGDSLNSKNKTQLQKAYQSLLTLVPNVKAIVADEMKMYMINEESAVGVTFSGEAKEMMDANEHLHYVIPKDGSNLWFDNMVIPKTAKNKKAAYAFINFMLEPENAAQNAEYIGYSTPNKKALPLLPKEIREDKTFYPPKEITDRLEVYKDLGNYWLNLYNDYFLRFKMQTH, encoded by the coding sequence ATGAAACGATTAACGGTTCTTTTTGCTAGTATTTTAGTCATGATTACCCTATTAGGGACAGGACTTTATCAACTACAAAAAAAAGAAACAAGTGCAGAAAATGTGTTAACCATCTACAACTGGGGCGATTATATTGATCCAGATTTGATCCATAAATTTGAAAAGAAAACCGGATATCAAGTGGTTTATGAAACCTTTGATAGTAATGAAGCGATGTTTACCAAAATTAAACAAGGGGGTACTCATTACGATTTGACGATTCCTAGTGATTATATGTTACAAAAAATGAAAGCAAATCACTTACTAGTACCGTTAGATCATAAAAAAATTCCCAACTTAAAAAATATTTCTTCCCAATTTTTAGATTTACCTTTTGATCCAGGAAATCGCTATTCGATTCCATATTTTTGGGGGACGTTAGGGATTGTTTATAATGATCGCTTTGTCAAAAAAGGATTAACATTTACAACTTGGAATGATTTATGGGATAAAAGTTTGAAAAACAATATTATGCTCATTGATGGAGCTAGAGAAGTAATGGGACTGGCATTAAACAAAAATGGAGATTCCTTAAATAGTAAAAATAAAACTCAACTGCAAAAAGCGTATCAATCGTTGTTAACATTAGTACCTAATGTGAAGGCGATTGTAGCCGATGAAATGAAGATGTATATGATTAATGAAGAAAGTGCGGTCGGTGTGACTTTTTCTGGAGAGGCAAAAGAAATGATGGATGCAAATGAACATTTGCACTATGTGATTCCTAAAGATGGATCTAATTTATGGTTTGATAATATGGTTATTCCTAAAACAGCCAAAAATAAAAAAGCAGCTTATGCCTTTATCAACTTTATGTTAGAGCCAGAAAATGCGGCGCAAAATGCGGAATATATTGGCTATTCTACTCCGAATAAGAAAGCATTACCTTTATTACCAAAAGAAATTCGAGAAGATAAAACTTTCTATCCGCCAAAAGAAATTACCGATCGTTTGGAAGTGTACAAAGATTTAGGAAATTACTGGTTGAATCTTTATAATGATTATTTCTTACGCTTTAAAATGCAGACGCACTAG
- a CDS encoding acyl carrier protein gives MTRAEAKEKLAAILQEHFKNAPAEITEDLNFKEDLGADSIAMMEVILEIEDAFDIEVADDEVANIQTVGEALDYLEKL, from the coding sequence ATGACTCGAGCAGAAGCAAAAGAAAAATTAGCAGCGATTTTACAAGAGCATTTTAAAAATGCCCCTGCAGAAATTACAGAAGATTTAAATTTTAAAGAAGATTTAGGGGCAGATTCTATCGCGATGATGGAAGTGATTTTAGAAATCGAAGATGCTTTTGATATTGAAGTAGCAGATGATGAAGTTGCTAATATTCAAACAGTAGGCGAAGCATTAGATTACTTAGAAAAATTATAG
- a CDS encoding ABC transporter permease, with the protein MKSIKHYLGFAYYIWLFLFVFLPIALLLYQSLFIDGHFTLQNYVQFFSSKTYLVMTANSIYYAFIITLFTLLVSYPTAYFLTKLKHKQLWLMLVILPTWINLLLKAYAFMGIFSRHGLVNQWLQLFHIPEQQLLFTTWSFVFVAVYIQIPFMILPIFNALEEIPSAYATASSDLGANRWQTFYKITVPLSIPGVKAGVQAVFIPSLSLFMLTRLIGGNRVITLGTAVEQHFLITQNWQMGSTIGVVLIIAMIILMIFTKEGKRGGKK; encoded by the coding sequence ATGAAATCTATCAAACATTATTTAGGGTTTGCCTACTATATTTGGTTGTTTTTATTTGTGTTTTTACCTATTGCACTCTTATTGTATCAATCTTTATTTATTGACGGGCATTTTACATTACAAAATTATGTGCAATTCTTTTCATCAAAAACCTATTTAGTAATGACGGCAAATTCCATTTACTATGCTTTTATTATTACCTTATTTACTTTGTTAGTGAGCTATCCAACGGCTTATTTTTTGACGAAATTAAAACACAAGCAACTATGGTTGATGCTAGTGATTTTACCAACATGGATTAACCTTTTATTAAAAGCTTATGCCTTTATGGGTATTTTTAGCCGTCATGGTTTAGTGAATCAATGGTTACAACTATTCCATATTCCAGAGCAACAATTATTATTTACCACTTGGAGCTTTGTTTTTGTGGCGGTTTATATTCAAATTCCATTTATGATTTTGCCGATTTTTAATGCTTTAGAAGAAATTCCATCTGCCTATGCAACGGCAAGTTCAGACCTTGGAGCGAATCGTTGGCAAACTTTTTATAAAATTACTGTTCCACTTTCTATTCCAGGAGTGAAAGCAGGAGTTCAAGCAGTCTTCATTCCTTCTTTAAGCTTGTTCATGTTAACGCGCTTAATTGGTGGAAATCGAGTAATTACTTTGGGGACAGCCGTTGAACAGCATTTTTTAATTACTCAAAATTGGCAAATGGGTTCGACCATTGGTGTTGTGTTAATTATCGCAATGATTATTTTAATGATCTTTACTAAAGAAGGAAAACGAGGAGGGAAGAAATGA
- a CDS encoding DUF3013 family protein, which translates to MKKENILTYLEKKLTEILPERYDWALDWQAKKHWIAIYFRIFVENKMGQEIIDEEGVVASEIIEFEDVIYLCAGKEIPTDALYVYTFDRKKGIAQGVLDALVNQLLISLEDGESDLLDFVTDETMTEFELHWDEKAFQEQIKENQTGEILSYPKF; encoded by the coding sequence ATGAAAAAAGAGAACATTTTAACATATTTAGAGAAAAAACTCACTGAAATCTTACCAGAACGTTATGATTGGGCTCTAGATTGGCAAGCAAAAAAACATTGGATTGCAATTTATTTCCGTATTTTTGTAGAAAATAAAATGGGTCAAGAAATTATCGATGAAGAAGGAGTCGTCGCAAGTGAAATTATTGAATTTGAAGACGTCATTTATCTCTGTGCAGGAAAGGAAATTCCTACTGATGCCTTATATGTTTATACTTTTGACCGTAAAAAAGGAATTGCGCAAGGAGTTTTAGATGCACTTGTGAACCAATTACTCATTTCTTTAGAAGATGGGGAAAGCGATTTGTTAGATTTTGTGACTGATGAAACAATGACGGAATTTGAATTACATTGGGATGAAAAAGCTTTCCAAGAACAAATAAAAGAAAATCAAACAGGAGAAATTTTGAGTTATCCAAAATTTTAA
- a CDS encoding HAD family hydrolase: MKELKGLIFDVDGLLVDTETYYTKSWQMALHKFGKEISDEEVHAFSGLNWRIVGKKLSERYDEELAQKVVAEREVILKQVIAEGKIECKPHAKEVLQKAKEAGKKLAVASSGKKERAFAILNQLGLYPYFDYCVFGDDVERNKPYPDAYCKALEGLELEATEAIALEDSLVGAKAATAAGLEVFVVPDQSLPTKEYTKEQLADINVLEQAKDLKAVEKYL; this comes from the coding sequence ATGAAAGAATTAAAAGGTCTTATTTTTGATGTCGATGGATTACTCGTCGATACAGAAACGTATTATACAAAAAGTTGGCAAATGGCTCTTCATAAATTTGGAAAAGAAATTTCCGATGAAGAAGTTCATGCGTTTAGTGGTTTAAACTGGCGTATTGTTGGCAAAAAATTAAGTGAACGTTATGATGAGGAATTAGCTCAAAAAGTAGTCGCTGAACGAGAAGTGATTTTAAAACAAGTGATTGCGGAAGGGAAAATTGAGTGTAAACCTCATGCAAAAGAAGTATTGCAAAAAGCAAAAGAAGCAGGTAAAAAATTAGCTGTCGCAAGTTCCGGAAAAAAAGAACGCGCGTTTGCAATTTTAAATCAATTAGGATTATACCCTTACTTTGATTATTGTGTATTTGGTGATGATGTAGAAAGAAATAAACCTTACCCAGATGCATATTGTAAAGCATTAGAAGGGCTAGAGTTAGAAGCAACAGAAGCAATTGCACTAGAAGATAGTCTAGTAGGAGCAAAAGCAGCTACTGCAGCTGGTTTAGAAGTATTTGTGGTACCAGATCAATCTTTACCAACCAAAGAGTACACAAAAGAGCAACTGGCAGATATTAACGTATTAGAACAAGCAAAAGATTTAAAAGCGGTTGAAAAATATTTATAA
- the recG gene encoding ATP-dependent DNA helicase RecG, translating to MPSIYEEVGQIKGIGAKTKGALQKLGIFTIEDLLTYYPFRFTDLRENETFDFSTEEKVVLKGEVIRPCTVQFYGGKKSRASFVLFSQGRPVRVTFFNQPFLKKQIRCGEEIAIYGKWNPSRNVLSGIKIVPKTKEEWEPIYHASKEIKAKTIQKWIQVALDQFSSVLPEILPQKYLEKYRLCSRKEALHWIHQPQTKTEYQQARRRLAYEEAFLWQLQLKELKKQEATENATHSYNNEQLKAFIRTLPYELTPDQKKVMNEICRDMKKSQPMNRLIQGDVGCGKTIVAILAAYAMTTAGKQTALMVPTEILAEQHFKNMEEVLPSDIHYACLTGSTPKKEREAIEKGLEEGTIDIVVGTHAIMQKEIHYADLGLAIIDEQHRFGVRQRQALIDKGEAVDILMMTATPIPRTLAQMTAGYLDISTIKTLPAGRKPIQTHYLSFDQKETILEQMTQTLARGEQIYVVCPLIEESEALSVQNATAVYEEIQSRFPDYQVGLLHGKIKGEEKDQLMRQFSNNEIQVLISTTVIEVGVNVPNATCMIIQDADRFGVAQLHQLRGRVGRGEKPSTCLLLSNAKNAEAIQRLRCLEETTDGFVLSQFDLEQRGPGDFLGERQSGLWQFKLLQPEQDAKMIACAMEDVAEFTMKDWKKEDQNQPLVYWLEQHQKTYGW from the coding sequence ATGCCAAGTATTTATGAAGAGGTTGGACAAATCAAAGGGATTGGTGCCAAAACAAAGGGAGCGCTACAAAAATTAGGGATTTTCACCATTGAAGATTTATTAACGTATTATCCTTTTCGCTTTACAGACTTACGAGAAAATGAGACTTTTGATTTTTCTACCGAAGAAAAAGTAGTACTTAAAGGAGAAGTGATTCGCCCTTGTACCGTTCAATTTTATGGTGGAAAGAAAAGTCGAGCTTCTTTTGTTTTATTTAGTCAAGGCCGTCCGGTTCGAGTAACTTTTTTCAATCAACCCTTTTTGAAAAAACAAATTCGTTGTGGAGAAGAAATTGCTATTTATGGAAAATGGAATCCAAGTCGTAATGTTTTATCGGGAATTAAAATTGTGCCAAAGACAAAAGAAGAATGGGAGCCCATTTATCATGCTTCAAAAGAAATTAAGGCCAAAACCATTCAAAAATGGATTCAAGTTGCTTTAGACCAGTTTTCTTCTGTCTTACCAGAAATTTTGCCACAAAAGTATCTTGAAAAATATCGCCTTTGTTCAAGAAAAGAAGCTTTACACTGGATTCATCAACCACAAACGAAAACAGAATATCAACAAGCAAGACGTCGCTTGGCTTATGAAGAGGCTTTTTTGTGGCAATTACAATTAAAAGAATTGAAAAAGCAAGAAGCGACAGAAAATGCCACTCATAGTTATAATAATGAACAATTAAAAGCATTCATTCGCACTTTACCTTATGAATTAACACCAGATCAAAAAAAGGTAATGAATGAAATTTGTCGAGATATGAAAAAAAGCCAACCAATGAATCGTTTGATTCAAGGAGATGTAGGATGTGGAAAAACGATTGTCGCCATTTTAGCCGCTTATGCGATGACAACTGCTGGTAAACAGACCGCTTTGATGGTACCTACAGAGATTTTAGCAGAGCAGCATTTTAAAAATATGGAAGAGGTCTTACCTTCTGACATTCATTATGCTTGTCTTACTGGCTCGACACCTAAAAAAGAACGAGAAGCAATCGAAAAGGGATTAGAAGAAGGAACGATTGATATTGTGGTAGGGACTCATGCCATTATGCAAAAAGAAATTCATTATGCAGATTTAGGGCTAGCGATTATTGATGAACAACATCGTTTTGGAGTACGCCAACGTCAAGCATTAATTGATAAGGGAGAAGCAGTGGATATTTTAATGATGACTGCCACTCCTATCCCAAGAACGTTAGCGCAAATGACGGCAGGGTATCTAGATATTTCCACGATTAAAACGTTACCTGCAGGGCGAAAACCGATTCAAACGCATTATCTTTCTTTTGATCAAAAGGAAACCATTTTAGAGCAAATGACGCAAACACTTGCCCGAGGAGAACAAATTTATGTAGTTTGTCCTTTAATTGAGGAAAGTGAGGCCTTAAGTGTTCAAAATGCCACGGCGGTCTATGAAGAAATTCAATCTCGTTTTCCAGATTATCAAGTGGGCCTATTACATGGTAAGATAAAAGGAGAAGAAAAAGATCAATTGATGCGTCAGTTTTCTAACAATGAAATTCAAGTTTTAATCTCTACAACGGTCATTGAAGTAGGAGTCAATGTGCCGAATGCGACTTGCATGATTATTCAAGATGCAGATCGCTTTGGTGTAGCACAATTACATCAGCTACGAGGAAGAGTGGGTCGAGGAGAAAAACCATCGACGTGTCTATTACTTTCAAATGCCAAAAATGCAGAAGCGATTCAACGCTTGCGTTGTTTAGAAGAAACAACAGATGGTTTTGTACTTAGTCAATTTGATTTAGAACAACGTGGACCGGGTGATTTTTTAGGTGAGCGTCAATCAGGTCTATGGCAGTTTAAATTATTACAACCAGAACAAGATGCGAAAATGATTGCTTGTGCGATGGAAGATGTAGCAGAATTTACTATGAAAGATTGGAAAAAAGAAGATCAAAATCAACCGTTAGTTTATTGGTTAGAGCAACATCAAAAAACTTATGGTTGGTAG
- a CDS encoding ABC transporter permease, with protein MKSKKIGAKIYLCIVFLFLYLPIFYLIFYSFNSNGNMQQFGHFSLQYYKELFADDRLIQIVLQTFLLAFLSALLATIIGLGGAIFIQNIKRKRNQELFLQFNNILLVSPDVIIGASFLVLFTVLGMKLGFTSVLLSHVAFSIPIVVLMILPKLKELPSSMIEAAYDLGATPWRVFWKIILPYLSSSIIVAYFMAFTYSLDDFAVTFFVTGNGFSTLSVEIYSRARHGISLEINALSTLLFFVSLLLVIGYYFMSKEKETERKGKK; from the coding sequence ATGAAATCAAAAAAAATAGGCGCTAAAATTTACTTATGTATAGTTTTTTTATTTCTTTACTTACCCATTTTCTATTTAATTTTTTATTCCTTTAATAGTAATGGTAATATGCAACAATTCGGTCATTTCAGTTTACAATACTACAAAGAATTGTTTGCTGATGACCGTTTAATTCAAATTGTACTTCAAACGTTCTTACTGGCTTTTTTGTCGGCACTTTTAGCGACAATCATTGGACTTGGAGGCGCTATTTTTATTCAAAATATCAAAAGAAAGAGAAACCAGGAATTATTTTTACAATTCAATAATATTTTATTAGTTTCTCCAGATGTAATTATTGGGGCTAGCTTTTTAGTTTTATTCACAGTTTTAGGAATGAAATTAGGATTTACTTCGGTTTTACTTTCTCATGTTGCCTTTAGTATTCCGATTGTTGTTTTAATGATTTTACCAAAATTAAAGGAGCTTCCTTCTTCCATGATTGAAGCTGCTTATGATTTAGGAGCAACCCCTTGGCGTGTATTTTGGAAAATTATTTTACCTTATTTATCATCGAGTATTATTGTCGCCTACTTTATGGCGTTCACTTATTCTTTAGATGATTTTGCTGTTACTTTCTTTGTAACAGGAAATGGTTTTTCTACTTTATCTGTAGAAATTTATTCTCGTGCACGACATGGAATTAGTTTAGAAATTAATGCGTTAAGTACCTTATTATTCTTTGTTTCTTTATTACTTGTGATTGGATATTACTTTATGAGTAAAGAAAAAGAAACAGAAAGGAAAGGGAAGAAATGA
- the prmA gene encoding 50S ribosomal protein L11 methyltransferase, translating to MKWTELKYETSSEAVEAVANIFMEAGANGVAIEDALDLENYADDGTGKYIDKENFDFIKEGAYVMSYFPETMYLPEILPTIQHRLEELPQFGLSLGANRLTYQDVSEEDWAEAWKKYYKPTPITRFLTIVPEWVDYEPKHEDERIVRLDPGMAFGTGGHPTTRLTLQALETIIHGGEKMYDVGTGSGILSIVSKMYGATDITGFDVDDVAVERAQENVALNPEVGTIPMYPNDLLTGVEEPADIIVANILADIILRMIEDAYRLVKDNGYFVVSGIIESKKEEIVSAIEGVGFTLDQTFQQKDWYAFIFQKVVE from the coding sequence ATGAAGTGGACAGAATTAAAATATGAAACCTCAAGTGAAGCGGTAGAAGCTGTAGCGAATATTTTTATGGAAGCAGGAGCAAATGGAGTAGCCATTGAAGATGCTTTGGACTTAGAAAATTATGCGGACGATGGAACAGGAAAATATATTGATAAGGAAAATTTTGATTTCATTAAAGAAGGCGCTTATGTGATGAGCTATTTTCCAGAAACAATGTATTTACCAGAGATTTTACCTACCATCCAACATCGTTTAGAAGAGTTACCACAATTTGGTTTATCTTTAGGAGCAAATCGTTTAACTTATCAAGATGTTTCAGAAGAAGACTGGGCTGAAGCTTGGAAAAAATACTATAAACCAACGCCAATTACTCGTTTTTTAACCATTGTACCAGAATGGGTGGATTATGAACCAAAACATGAAGATGAGCGTATCGTTCGTTTAGATCCAGGAATGGCTTTTGGTACAGGAGGACATCCAACCACTCGTTTAACGTTACAAGCTCTAGAAACCATTATTCATGGTGGAGAAAAAATGTATGATGTAGGAACAGGTTCTGGTATTTTAAGTATTGTTAGCAAAATGTATGGTGCAACAGATATTACTGGCTTTGATGTAGATGATGTGGCTGTAGAACGAGCACAGGAAAATGTAGCACTAAATCCAGAAGTAGGTACAATTCCAATGTACCCAAATGATTTATTGACTGGAGTGGAAGAACCAGCCGATATTATTGTAGCTAACATTTTAGCTGATATTATTTTACGTATGATAGAAGATGCCTATCGTTTAGTAAAAGATAACGGATACTTCGTGGTATCTGGTATTATTGAAAGTAAGAAGGAAGAAATTGTTTCTGCCATTGAAGGAGTTGGATTTACGTTAGACCAAACGTTCCAACAAAAAGATTGGTATGCCTTTATCTTCCAAAAAGTAGTGGAATAA